A single genomic interval of Spirosoma taeanense harbors:
- a CDS encoding glutaminase family protein, with protein MFKSSAVRFSLLLTALALATAQAQTLRPPAYPLITHDPYFSVWSTTDKLTDSPTRHWTGKPQSLEGVVRVDGKAYQFLGAPPTTYAPILSTGESQAYTAQYTLTKPDAGWEQPDFNAQGWQSAPGPFGDTPEARTAWRNSNTDKDGIYVRREFTYDGKTDPAKLLLALNHDDDITVYLNGTQILNKPGYINEYIYLPLSTEGQKALRTGRNVLAVHCVSPRGGSFVDVGIVNPITSSAVATATQTGVTVSATQTDYTFMAGPVDLRVNFLSPLLLDELEVAARPVTYVTFDARSRDGKSHSVQLFFGESATLATNTAGQEVIADAGSTTGLRWLKVGTQQQPVLQKKGDNVRIDWGYAYLAVPEQANAQLTPGSLTTLKTAFMNKGTLPAGQQATGTAQENGLAVSLPMGSVGTTPVQRHLMLAYDDLYSVQYFGQNLRPWWRRDEKTTLPALLQTAEKDYARLRQKSSTFDTQLRAEAERAGGKAYADLCVLAYRQAIAAHKIVASPKGEVLFFSKENFSNGSIGTVDVTYPSAPLFLVYNNELAKGLMRFIFEYSESGQWKKDFPAHDVGTYPLANGQTYGEDMPVEEAGNMMILTAAAVQMDGKPDFARQHWPTLTKWVGFLKRDGFDPANQLCTDDFAGHLARNANLSAKAIVGIACYGKMARMLGDQKTADEHLTLARDMARRWMQMDSEGDHYALTFDKTPGSWSQKYNIVWDKLLDLNIFPDEVAKKEVAFYLNHQNPYGLPLDSRRTYTKSDWIMWTATLTDSDKDFQAFITPIWKFANETPSRVPLTDWHETTNAKQVGFQARSVVGGYFIKMLERRLAAKR; from the coding sequence ATGTTCAAATCATCCGCTGTTCGCTTTTCTCTCCTGTTAACTGCTCTGGCGCTGGCTACGGCGCAGGCGCAGACGTTACGTCCACCGGCTTATCCACTCATTACGCACGACCCGTATTTCAGCGTATGGAGTACGACCGACAAACTCACCGATAGCCCCACCCGCCACTGGACTGGTAAGCCGCAGTCGCTGGAAGGCGTTGTGCGCGTCGATGGAAAGGCGTATCAGTTTCTGGGCGCCCCGCCAACGACCTATGCGCCTATCCTCTCCACTGGCGAGTCGCAAGCGTATACGGCTCAGTACACGCTCACCAAACCCGATGCGGGCTGGGAGCAACCTGATTTCAACGCGCAGGGCTGGCAATCCGCACCGGGGCCATTCGGCGATACGCCCGAAGCTCGCACGGCCTGGCGCAACAGCAACACCGATAAGGACGGCATTTATGTCCGGCGCGAATTCACCTACGATGGTAAAACGGACCCGGCAAAGCTGCTGCTGGCGCTCAACCACGACGACGATATCACGGTCTACCTGAATGGTACGCAGATTCTGAACAAACCCGGCTACATCAACGAATATATCTATCTGCCGCTGTCGACCGAAGGGCAGAAAGCCCTGCGCACTGGCCGGAACGTGCTGGCCGTGCACTGCGTCAGTCCGCGGGGTGGTTCGTTCGTCGATGTGGGGATTGTGAATCCGATTACCTCGTCGGCAGTCGCTACGGCGACCCAGACGGGCGTAACCGTATCGGCCACGCAGACCGATTACACCTTTATGGCTGGTCCGGTGGATCTGCGCGTTAATTTTCTCTCGCCCCTGCTGCTGGATGAACTGGAAGTAGCTGCCCGACCCGTCACCTACGTTACGTTCGACGCCCGTTCGCGCGACGGAAAGTCCCATTCAGTTCAGCTCTTTTTTGGCGAATCGGCGACTCTGGCGACCAACACCGCCGGACAGGAAGTTATCGCCGACGCCGGCAGTACGACGGGGTTACGCTGGCTGAAGGTAGGAACCCAGCAACAGCCGGTATTGCAGAAAAAAGGCGATAACGTTCGTATCGACTGGGGCTATGCCTATCTGGCCGTACCGGAGCAGGCCAACGCTCAGTTAACGCCGGGTTCGCTGACAACTCTTAAAACGGCTTTCATGAACAAGGGAACACTCCCCGCTGGCCAACAGGCTACCGGAACGGCGCAGGAAAACGGACTGGCCGTGAGCCTGCCCATGGGTTCGGTCGGGACCACGCCCGTTCAGCGACACCTCATGCTGGCTTACGATGATCTCTACTCGGTCCAGTATTTTGGCCAGAATCTACGCCCCTGGTGGCGACGGGACGAAAAAACGACCTTACCGGCCCTGTTGCAGACAGCCGAAAAAGACTACGCCCGGCTGCGGCAGAAAAGCTCAACTTTCGACACCCAGCTTCGGGCCGAAGCCGAGAGAGCCGGGGGTAAAGCCTATGCCGACCTGTGTGTTTTAGCCTATCGCCAGGCTATCGCGGCTCACAAGATTGTAGCCAGCCCGAAAGGTGAGGTGCTGTTTTTCTCAAAAGAGAATTTTTCCAACGGCTCCATCGGCACCGTCGACGTTACGTACCCTTCGGCCCCGCTGTTTCTGGTCTATAATAATGAGCTGGCCAAAGGGCTGATGCGCTTCATTTTCGAGTACAGCGAGTCGGGTCAGTGGAAGAAGGACTTCCCGGCCCATGACGTTGGCACCTATCCGCTGGCGAACGGGCAAACCTATGGCGAAGATATGCCGGTTGAAGAAGCCGGTAACATGATGATTCTGACGGCGGCAGCCGTGCAGATGGACGGCAAGCCCGACTTTGCCCGCCAGCACTGGCCAACACTGACCAAGTGGGTGGGTTTCCTCAAGCGCGATGGCTTCGACCCCGCCAATCAGCTCTGCACCGACGATTTTGCCGGGCACCTGGCCCGCAACGCCAACCTGTCGGCGAAGGCCATTGTCGGTATTGCCTGTTACGGTAAAATGGCCCGGATGCTGGGCGATCAGAAAACTGCCGATGAACACCTGACGCTGGCCCGCGATATGGCCCGCCGGTGGATGCAGATGGACAGCGAAGGCGACCATTACGCCCTCACCTTCGATAAAACACCCGGCAGCTGGAGTCAGAAATACAATATTGTGTGGGACAAGCTCCTGGATCTGAACATCTTCCCAGACGAAGTGGCGAAGAAAGAAGTGGCCTTTTACCTGAACCACCAGAACCCCTATGGCCTGCCGCTCGACAGCCGCCGGACATACACTAAATCAGACTGGATTATGTGGACAGCCACGCTTACTGATTCAGACAAGGACTTTCAGGCATTTATTACGCCCATCTGGAAATTCGCCAACGAAACGCCGTCGCGGGTGCCGCTTACAGACTGGCACGAAACAACCAACGCCAAACAGGTTGGTTTTCAGGCCCGGTCGGTCGTGGGTGGCTACTTCATCAAAATGCTGGAAAGACGACTGGCGGCAAAGCGTTAA
- a CDS encoding ATP-binding protein, with protein sequence MSNEPPYDSELIDCFRHFLNLWAEKSDQSMLAMAEVIAPDVTAIGTGRHEFIYSRDEALDLFKREQQFPQVLAYKLLNITTRQTSTTGIVSGDIEVSVPVEKNSHLIYVRQTAVFEKVKTKWVLIHWHMSVPLTRQANDETFRIEALKVKNQELEQLVARCTVLLQRKAEELEQSTQRLKATQEQLMQKEKMASLGELTAGIAHEIQNPLNFVHNFSEVCTELLEELADEQQKAERDSDLETELLTDVRENLHKIVHHSQRASSIVRSMLEHSRASVGESHPTDLNALVDEYLRLAYHGLRAKDKSFNCQLTTHFDAHLGLVEAIPQDLGRVLLNLYSNAFYAVQQRQQQSSSSYKPQLQVSTSRAEGTVEIRVSDNGMGIPESVKQKIFQPFFTTKPTGEGTGLGLSLSYDIITKGHGGSLTVTSQEGEGTEFRICLPDSLVHVDG encoded by the coding sequence ATGTCCAACGAGCCGCCATATGATTCAGAACTGATTGATTGCTTTCGCCACTTTCTTAACCTGTGGGCGGAAAAAAGCGATCAGTCAATGCTGGCTATGGCCGAAGTCATTGCCCCTGATGTGACAGCCATCGGAACCGGCCGCCATGAGTTCATTTACAGCCGCGATGAAGCCCTTGATCTGTTTAAACGAGAGCAGCAATTTCCCCAGGTTCTTGCTTACAAACTTTTAAACATAACCACCCGCCAGACCAGCACGACGGGGATTGTGTCGGGCGATATAGAGGTTAGCGTTCCGGTAGAAAAAAATTCGCACCTTATCTACGTTCGGCAAACAGCTGTTTTTGAAAAAGTTAAAACGAAATGGGTACTCATCCATTGGCACATGTCAGTCCCGCTGACCAGGCAGGCTAACGATGAAACGTTTCGCATTGAAGCGTTGAAGGTAAAAAATCAGGAACTGGAGCAGTTAGTGGCCCGGTGCACCGTCCTGCTACAACGGAAAGCTGAAGAGCTGGAGCAGTCTACGCAACGACTGAAGGCCACTCAGGAGCAGCTCATGCAGAAAGAAAAAATGGCTTCTCTTGGCGAACTCACCGCCGGGATTGCGCACGAAATTCAGAACCCGCTGAATTTCGTGCATAACTTTTCGGAGGTCTGCACGGAACTGCTCGAAGAACTGGCCGACGAGCAGCAAAAAGCCGAACGCGACTCCGATCTGGAAACCGAGTTGCTGACTGACGTCAGGGAAAACCTGCACAAAATCGTCCATCACAGCCAGAGGGCCTCCTCTATCGTCAGGAGTATGCTCGAACACTCGCGTGCCTCCGTCGGAGAGAGTCACCCCACCGATCTCAACGCGCTGGTCGATGAGTATCTGCGTCTAGCTTATCATGGACTGCGGGCCAAAGACAAATCCTTTAACTGCCAGTTGACTACGCACTTCGATGCGCACCTGGGATTGGTTGAAGCCATTCCTCAGGATCTGGGGCGTGTGCTGCTGAACCTATACAGTAATGCCTTCTACGCGGTGCAGCAGCGGCAACAGCAAAGCAGTTCTTCGTATAAACCCCAATTACAGGTCAGCACCAGCCGCGCCGAGGGAACTGTTGAGATTCGGGTGAGCGACAACGGTATGGGCATACCGGAGAGCGTAAAACAGAAAATCTTTCAGCCTTTCTTCACAACAAAGCCAACAGGCGAAGGCACGGGGCTGGGGCTTTCGCTTAGCTACGATATCATCACCAAAGGCCACGGTGGGTCGCTAACCGTAACGAGTCAGGAAGGCGAAGGAACGGAATTCCGTATCTGCTTACCCGATTCACTGGTCCATGTTGACGGCTGA
- the tal gene encoding transaldolase, with translation METNNVKKIHEFDQSIWLDFIDRKIMDSGELQKLIDEDGVRGLTSNPAIFEKAISSGSEYDEDIKRLAQEGKSNEDIFYGLAVADIQRAADLFKPVYEEEVRGADGYVSLEVSPHLAQDMEGTLRQARALWKAVGRDNVMIKIPGTAECLPAIRQCISDGININVTLLFGLERYEAVIDAYISGLEERDRAGQPIDHIASVASFFLSRIDVLIDPMLDEKGLGDLKGEVAIASAKKAYEIYKREFSSDRFKPLAAKGANPQRLLWASTSSKDPAFSDVKYVEALIGPKTVNTIPMETLEAFRDHGQADFRLETDMDLATQTLNRIEQAGIDLNDISQQLEEEGIEKFNKPYDKLLEAINTQKEKSLASA, from the coding sequence ATGGAAACGAACAACGTAAAGAAGATTCACGAATTTGATCAGAGCATCTGGCTGGACTTCATTGATCGCAAGATTATGGACAGTGGCGAGCTGCAGAAACTCATTGACGAGGACGGTGTCCGGGGGCTTACGTCAAATCCGGCGATTTTCGAAAAAGCCATCAGCAGCGGTTCCGAATATGACGAGGACATTAAGCGGCTCGCTCAGGAAGGGAAAAGCAACGAGGACATTTTCTATGGCCTGGCCGTCGCCGACATTCAGCGGGCCGCCGACTTATTCAAGCCGGTATATGAAGAAGAGGTTCGGGGTGCCGATGGATACGTAAGCCTGGAAGTGTCGCCCCATCTGGCGCAGGATATGGAGGGCACGCTCCGCCAGGCACGTGCCCTCTGGAAAGCCGTTGGACGGGACAATGTTATGATTAAGATTCCCGGTACGGCCGAGTGCCTGCCCGCCATCCGTCAGTGCATCAGCGACGGCATCAACATCAACGTTACGCTGCTGTTTGGGCTGGAACGGTACGAAGCCGTAATTGATGCCTATATATCGGGACTGGAAGAGCGGGACAGGGCCGGGCAACCCATTGACCACATTGCGTCAGTAGCCAGCTTCTTTCTCAGCCGTATCGACGTGCTGATCGACCCAATGCTGGATGAAAAAGGACTGGGTGACCTGAAAGGTGAAGTTGCCATTGCGTCGGCCAAAAAAGCGTATGAAATCTATAAGCGCGAATTCAGCAGCGACCGGTTCAAGCCCCTGGCGGCCAAGGGTGCCAACCCCCAGCGGCTGCTCTGGGCCAGCACGAGCAGTAAGGACCCGGCCTTCTCGGATGTGAAATACGTAGAGGCCCTGATTGGTCCTAAAACGGTGAACACTATCCCGATGGAAACTCTCGAAGCTTTCCGCGACCACGGCCAGGCCGATTTTCGACTGGAAACGGATATGGATCTGGCTACGCAGACTCTGAACCGAATCGAGCAGGCCGGGATTGATCTGAACGACATCAGCCAGCAGCTTGAAGAGGAAGGCATCGAGAAGTTCAATAAACCTTACGACAAACTGCTGGAGGCAATTAATACCCAGAAAGAAAAATCACTGGCCTCGGCTTAG
- a CDS encoding AI-2E family transporter produces MQALAKPSRFLFFLILLFGGLYFARTVLVPVIIGGLLAMLFLPLSNRLEKKGVSRAWAAFLCIVCLLALIAGIGGLLAWQSSELTRDLSGVEDRISEWVGQLKEFIRHTVGIEPQQQQKLIQQQQASGGGQVSRIVMAILDSLLAVAVDTVLVLVYLFLLLYFRNHLRSFVLQMVSTDKQPETRKILQESSEVAQQYLAGLAAMITALWVLYGIGFSIVGVKHAIFLAILCGLLEMIPFIGNLTGTALAILVTMAQGGDTNTILGILVVYGVVQFTQTYIIEPLVVGNEVSINPLFTILVIVVGEAVWGIPGMILALPMLGIIKVICDHVEPLRPYGFLIGKVGSENETSLGKKLKQILHIG; encoded by the coding sequence ATGCAGGCACTGGCAAAACCCTCACGGTTTCTGTTTTTTCTGATTCTGCTGTTTGGTGGCTTGTATTTTGCCCGGACAGTTCTGGTTCCCGTTATAATTGGAGGCCTGCTGGCTATGCTGTTTCTGCCCCTGAGCAACCGATTAGAGAAAAAAGGTGTAAGTCGGGCATGGGCCGCTTTTCTTTGTATCGTTTGCTTGCTGGCTCTAATCGCCGGAATTGGCGGGCTGCTGGCCTGGCAATCGTCGGAGCTTACCCGCGATCTATCGGGGGTGGAAGATCGAATTTCTGAGTGGGTCGGTCAGCTAAAGGAGTTCATCCGGCACACAGTCGGTATTGAGCCGCAACAGCAGCAGAAGCTTATCCAGCAGCAACAGGCTTCGGGTGGGGGACAGGTTTCCAGGATCGTGATGGCTATTCTGGACTCTCTGTTGGCCGTTGCGGTTGACACCGTCCTGGTTCTGGTTTATCTGTTCCTGCTTCTATATTTCCGCAACCACCTGCGGAGCTTCGTACTCCAGATGGTTTCGACGGATAAACAGCCGGAAACCCGCAAGATTCTTCAGGAAAGCAGCGAGGTGGCTCAGCAGTATCTGGCTGGCCTTGCCGCAATGATTACGGCTCTGTGGGTCCTGTATGGGATTGGCTTCAGTATCGTCGGCGTTAAGCACGCCATCTTTCTGGCGATTCTGTGCGGTCTGCTTGAAATGATTCCGTTTATCGGCAACCTCACCGGCACCGCGCTCGCCATTCTGGTAACGATGGCGCAGGGAGGAGACACTAACACCATTCTGGGTATCCTGGTCGTTTACGGGGTTGTGCAGTTTACGCAGACGTACATTATCGAACCACTGGTAGTCGGGAATGAGGTAAGTATCAATCCGCTGTTCACCATCCTGGTGATCGTGGTTGGCGAAGCGGTCTGGGGCATACCGGGTATGATCCTGGCGCTGCCTATGCTGGGTATCATCAAGGTCATCTGCGACCACGTAGAACCGTTAAGGCCCTACGGGTTTCTGATCGGTAAAGTCGGCTCTGAAAACGAAACCAGTCTGGGCAAGAAACTCAAACAAATACTCCATATCGGGTAA
- a CDS encoding sugar phosphate isomerase/epimerase family protein has translation MKNRRDFLKNAGALTLGGIILPRLTQAEYLFSPAALRPVGIQLYTLFRSMNEDPQGTLKQIAAAGYKEVESAFNTRGGYYGYSAKEFKKVVEDLGMKWRAHHAGGAPRRPRPAPAASTAATQPANPMPANMPPMLNLRDNYQQLVDEATEGGLSYLVCSSTPVSTVDEINKSIEVFQKTGEAAKKAGIGFAYHNHATEFDPVEGGKTPYELILSQTDKDLVKMELDLAWATKAGKDPVELFKGQPGRFPLWHIKDIKSDLKTITEVGNGVVDFKRIFTAAKLAGLKYIFVEQDMAPGVDSIQTSYQNLTKVLA, from the coding sequence ATGAAGAACCGCAGAGATTTCCTGAAAAACGCCGGAGCGCTGACTCTAGGCGGCATAATACTTCCCCGATTAACCCAAGCTGAGTACCTGTTTAGTCCAGCGGCTTTGCGCCCCGTGGGTATTCAACTCTATACGTTGTTCCGGTCGATGAACGAAGACCCGCAGGGCACTTTGAAGCAGATTGCAGCTGCTGGCTACAAAGAAGTTGAATCGGCCTTTAACACGCGCGGGGGCTATTACGGCTATAGCGCCAAAGAGTTTAAGAAGGTAGTTGAAGATTTAGGAATGAAGTGGCGGGCCCACCATGCCGGAGGTGCTCCCCGTCGGCCCCGGCCCGCGCCCGCTGCCAGTACAGCCGCAACGCAACCGGCCAACCCAATGCCAGCAAACATGCCGCCGATGCTCAATCTGCGTGATAATTACCAGCAACTGGTTGACGAAGCAACCGAGGGCGGGCTGTCTTACCTGGTTTGTTCCAGTACACCCGTAAGCACGGTAGATGAGATCAATAAATCCATTGAAGTGTTTCAGAAAACGGGCGAAGCAGCCAAGAAAGCAGGCATCGGCTTTGCCTACCATAACCACGCCACGGAGTTTGACCCGGTCGAGGGCGGTAAAACCCCTTACGAGTTGATCCTGTCGCAGACCGATAAAGACCTCGTTAAGATGGAACTGGATCTGGCCTGGGCCACAAAGGCCGGTAAAGACCCGGTCGAACTGTTCAAGGGGCAGCCGGGCCGTTTCCCGCTCTGGCATATCAAGGACATCAAGTCGGACCTGAAAACCATTACGGAAGTAGGCAATGGCGTGGTTGATTTTAAACGCATTTTCACGGCGGCTAAACTGGCGGGGCTGAAATACATTTTCGTCGAGCAGGATATGGCCCCCGGCGTCGATAGTATCCAGACCAGCTATCAGAATCTGACGAAGGTTCTGGCCTGA
- a CDS encoding beta-L-arabinofuranosidase domain-containing protein: MRICSFSLIAVTLLSAAALAQPTAPLANRAPLAPQKYMEMPLGSIKPQGWLRDQFLIMNQGTTGHLDEYYPKLKNDNGWLGGKGDNWEETPYWLDGALPLAYLLDDKPLQEKVLRYVNWSLNNQRPSGYFGPLSKYERETGKPVTSGEQGEDWWPRMVMLKVMQQYYQATGDKRVIPFMTKYFQYQYNNLAKTPLGKFTEWSTARGGDNLLTVYWLYNLTGDKFLLELGDLLNKQTTPWTQYFGGRNWVMAAAAQQNDTAWMDRHAVNVGMGLKLPVVYYQGKKAPQLLAAFKTGWTDMMTLHGLPHGMFSGDEDLHGNDPTQGVELCALVETMFSLEQAISITGDPMYMDALERMTFNALPTQTTDDYNSRQYFQMANQVQVSRGVFDFSLPFDRGMNNVFGPYAGYTCCTVNMHQGWTKFATHLWYATPEQGVAALAYAPSTVTFPASGGTMVTIQETTNYPFADQINFAISAAKPVSFPLELRIPGWCREATVLVNGQKLRSDKGGQVIRLMQVWKPGDQITLQLPMQVTTSNWGRNSRTVERGPLVYALKVAAKVDKKEEPKEGTYYEYRPESPWNYGLLQSVVKDPVQNTQVVEKPFPAPFVWNEASAPIEIRTTGRQIPNWQLVDGVARQPVSARDGYYKGEVSDKTDSLTLIPYGCTKLRIVAFPVVK, encoded by the coding sequence ATGCGTATTTGTTCGTTTTCGCTGATAGCTGTTACGTTATTGTCAGCGGCTGCCCTGGCTCAGCCGACGGCTCCGCTGGCGAATCGTGCCCCGCTGGCTCCGCAAAAATACATGGAAATGCCCCTCGGCTCCATCAAACCCCAGGGGTGGCTGCGCGATCAGTTCCTGATTATGAACCAGGGCACGACGGGCCACCTGGACGAGTATTATCCAAAGCTGAAAAACGACAACGGCTGGCTCGGCGGCAAGGGCGACAACTGGGAAGAAACGCCCTACTGGCTCGACGGCGCCCTGCCACTGGCCTATCTGCTGGACGATAAACCCCTGCAGGAAAAGGTTCTGCGTTACGTCAACTGGTCGCTCAACAACCAGCGGCCGTCGGGCTATTTTGGTCCTTTATCAAAATACGAACGCGAGACCGGTAAGCCCGTTACGTCGGGTGAGCAGGGCGAAGACTGGTGGCCCCGCATGGTCATGCTCAAGGTCATGCAGCAGTATTACCAGGCTACCGGCGACAAACGGGTAATTCCGTTCATGACCAAGTATTTTCAGTATCAGTACAACAACCTGGCGAAAACTCCGCTGGGCAAATTCACCGAGTGGTCCACGGCGCGCGGTGGCGACAACCTGCTGACAGTTTACTGGCTCTACAACCTGACCGGCGACAAATTTCTGCTGGAACTGGGCGACCTACTGAACAAACAGACGACACCCTGGACGCAATACTTCGGGGGACGTAACTGGGTGATGGCGGCAGCCGCCCAGCAAAACGACACGGCCTGGATGGACCGGCACGCCGTCAACGTAGGCATGGGTCTGAAACTGCCGGTTGTCTATTATCAGGGCAAAAAAGCCCCGCAGCTGCTGGCGGCTTTCAAAACCGGCTGGACCGACATGATGACGCTGCACGGTTTGCCGCACGGCATGTTTTCGGGCGACGAAGACCTGCACGGCAACGACCCCACGCAGGGCGTAGAGCTGTGTGCGCTCGTCGAAACGATGTTTTCGCTCGAACAGGCCATCAGCATCACTGGCGACCCAATGTATATGGATGCACTGGAGCGTATGACCTTCAACGCCCTGCCCACCCAGACAACCGACGATTACAACAGTCGGCAATACTTCCAGATGGCCAATCAGGTGCAGGTATCGCGGGGCGTGTTTGATTTTTCGCTGCCCTTCGACCGGGGCATGAACAACGTGTTCGGGCCGTATGCGGGTTATACGTGTTGTACCGTAAACATGCACCAGGGCTGGACCAAGTTTGCCACGCACCTCTGGTATGCCACGCCCGAACAAGGCGTGGCGGCTCTGGCATACGCACCCAGCACCGTTACGTTTCCGGCAAGCGGTGGCACAATGGTTACCATTCAGGAAACGACCAATTACCCGTTTGCCGACCAGATCAACTTCGCCATCTCGGCTGCTAAACCGGTTTCGTTTCCGCTGGAGCTCAGGATTCCGGGCTGGTGCCGCGAGGCCACGGTGCTGGTCAATGGTCAGAAACTACGCAGCGACAAGGGCGGGCAGGTGATCCGGCTGATGCAGGTCTGGAAACCCGGCGATCAGATTACGCTGCAACTGCCGATGCAGGTAACGACCAGCAACTGGGGCCGCAATTCCCGCACTGTTGAGCGCGGACCGCTGGTGTATGCGCTTAAGGTTGCCGCGAAGGTGGACAAAAAAGAAGAACCTAAAGAAGGTACGTATTACGAGTACCGGCCCGAAAGCCCCTGGAACTACGGATTGCTTCAGTCGGTGGTGAAAGACCCTGTGCAGAACACGCAGGTTGTAGAGAAACCGTTTCCGGCTCCTTTTGTCTGGAATGAAGCCAGTGCGCCCATCGAAATCCGGACTACCGGCCGACAAATTCCGAACTGGCAGCTGGTAGATGGCGTTGCCCGCCAGCCCGTATCAGCCCGCGACGGGTACTACAAAGGTGAGGTAAGCGATAAGACCGACTCCTTGACGCTCATTCCGTACGGCTGCACCAAGCTGCGGATTGTGGCGTTCCCGGTGGTTAAATAA
- a CDS encoding alpha/beta hydrolase family protein produces MIRLRIHQSGRWLSLIFFLAIYLVGCNPNGTNSPKPAADQYLVSSTTLTELSREQLATQAAAISPVYAALLRQGISVVKLVYNTTNWDGSAVQASGLLLVPNTTTAVPMISQQHGTIFDDSEAPSNFGPASEAYQYATIFASIGYIMACPDYIGYGASKNLPHTYEHRASLAQAGLDMIRASREYINSHSAINWDSRLYLAGYSEGGYATMALYKKLQEETPTEFNLRAVSCGAGAYDKTSFMKALLTQKSAGVAQWNRAFLWVLLTYDQLYKLNRPLSNYFKEPYLTEVQTKRQLATLDVSFDQVLTDSFKAGILDGTDTAFLKAVADNDIYDWRPLTTLQLYHGDADPQVYYLNSKNCYNAMATRGAGSTVQLFTSAGKTHLQTIPDWLLGTYSLFSTAR; encoded by the coding sequence ATGATACGCTTACGCATACACCAGTCCGGACGCTGGCTCAGCCTCATCTTCTTTTTAGCCATCTACCTGGTTGGCTGTAATCCCAACGGAACCAACAGCCCTAAACCCGCGGCTGATCAATACCTGGTCAGCAGCACTACCCTGACCGAACTCAGCCGGGAGCAGCTGGCCACGCAGGCCGCTGCAATCAGTCCGGTCTATGCGGCCTTGTTGCGTCAGGGCATATCGGTGGTTAAGCTGGTTTACAACACCACTAACTGGGATGGCAGCGCCGTTCAGGCATCGGGTCTGCTGCTGGTGCCGAACACGACCACGGCGGTTCCCATGATCAGCCAGCAGCACGGCACTATTTTCGACGACTCCGAAGCACCCTCCAACTTTGGCCCGGCCAGCGAAGCCTATCAGTACGCCACGATTTTTGCCTCCATCGGCTATATCATGGCCTGTCCGGATTATATCGGTTACGGAGCCTCTAAAAACCTGCCGCATACCTACGAACACCGGGCGAGCCTGGCCCAGGCCGGTCTGGATATGATCCGGGCATCGCGCGAATACATTAACAGCCACTCTGCCATCAACTGGGATTCCCGGCTGTATCTGGCCGGCTATTCGGAAGGCGGTTACGCAACAATGGCTCTGTACAAGAAATTACAGGAAGAAACACCAACCGAGTTTAACCTCCGGGCAGTGTCCTGCGGAGCGGGTGCCTACGATAAAACCAGCTTTATGAAGGCCCTGCTGACCCAGAAATCGGCGGGGGTAGCGCAATGGAACCGGGCGTTTTTGTGGGTACTGCTTACTTACGACCAGCTTTACAAACTCAATAGACCTTTATCCAACTATTTTAAAGAACCATACTTAACCGAGGTTCAGACCAAACGACAGTTGGCTACGCTTGATGTCAGCTTCGATCAGGTACTGACCGATTCATTCAAAGCCGGTATTCTGGATGGCACCGATACAGCCTTTCTCAAGGCCGTCGCCGACAATGATATCTACGACTGGAGACCCCTGACAACTCTGCAACTCTATCACGGCGACGCCGATCCGCAGGTCTATTACCTGAACTCGAAGAATTGCTATAACGCCATGGCGACACGGGGCGCGGGCAGCACCGTACAGCTCTTTACGAGCGCCGGTAAAACCCACCTGCAGACCATTCCGGACTGGCTGCTTGGTACGTACAGCTTGTTTTCGACAGCTCGATGA